The Mauremys reevesii isolate NIE-2019 linkage group 13, ASM1616193v1, whole genome shotgun sequence genome contains a region encoding:
- the LOC120379890 gene encoding olfactory receptor 11A1-like codes for MENRDRGNQSVTEFILLGFGNLSELQTLLFLVFLVIYIVTMAGNILIAALVVADQHLHTPMYFFLGNLSCLETCYSSTVLPKMLTSLLSGDRTISVSSCIIQFYFFSALVGTECFLLSMMSYDRYLAICKPLHYAALMNDRFCLQLTVGSWMSGFLAMIIVIILMSQLTFCGPTEINSFFCDFIPVIKLSCSDLHVLKVVAFICSSVFSVIPFILTLTSYICIIITILRIPSTTGKQKAFSTCSSHLIVVTIYYGTLIIAYMLPKTDTLRNLNKVFSVFYTVVTPLLNPLIYSLRNKEVQEALRKALSECVAFARIMEM; via the coding sequence ATGGAAAACAGAGACAGAGGAAATCAATCAGTGACGGAATTCATCCTTCTGGGATTCGGGAATCTCTCTGAACTGCAGACCCTTCTCTTCCTGGTGTTTCTAGTGATCTACATTGTGACCATGGCCGGGAACATCCTCATCGCAGCACTAGTTGtggctgatcagcaccttcatacccccatgtactttttccttgGGAACTTGTCTTGTTTAGAGACCTGCTACAGCTCCACTGTCCTGCCTAAAATGCTGACCAGTCTCCTGTCTGGGGACAGAACCATTTCTGTTAGCAGCTGCATCATACAATTTTATTTCTTTAGTGCTCTGGTGGGTACAGAATGTTTCCTCTTATCCATGATGTCatatgatcggtatttagcgatATGCAAACCACTGCATTATGCAGCCCTCATGAATGATAGGTTCTGCCTCCAGCTAACAGTTGGATCTTGGATGAGTGGGTTTCTGGCTATGATCATAGTAATAATATTGATGTCACAGTTAACTTTTTGTGGTCCCACAGAAATAAATAGTTTCTTTTGTGATTTCATCCCAGTAATAAAACTCTCCTGCAGTGATCTCCATGTGCTGAAGGTGGTTGCTTTCATATGCTCTTCAGTATTCTCAGTGATTCCGTTCATTTTAACTCTGACATCCTACATTTGCATCATCATCACTATCCTCAGAATCCCTTCCACCACTGGGAAGCAAAAGGCATTTTCCACCTGCTCTTCACACCTCATCGTTGTTACCATTTACTATGGGACACTAATCATTGCCTATATGTTACCAAAAACTGATACATTGAGAAACCTGAATAAAGTATTCTCTGTCTTCTACACTGTCGTTACACCTCTGctcaaccccctcatctacagcctgcgAAACAAAGAGGTCCAGGAGGCCCTGAGAAAAGCTCTAAGTGAATGTGTGGCTTTTGCaagaatcatggaaatgtag